CCCGCAGGAGGAAGCCTCTAAGGCCCGTCGCACGCACCTCGAGGAAGATCCAGACCAGGAGCAAGACCAGCACGGCCCAGCCGACGGTCCCCCGCTGCGCGTCACCCATCACCAGTCCCATGTAGGCGACTGCCCCGGCGAGGAAGCCGGCTGGATAGAAGTGCCGCCGGACGCGAGAGCACGCGAGTCCGATCCCAGTCGACGAGGACAACACCCGTCCGAGGTGCTTGTCGGAACTCAGCTCCTCCTCGATCCCGGCCAGCTGGCGTAACTCCCAGTCGTTCAGCATCGGCGTCTCAGGCCGCGGCTGTCATCCGGTCGCGCAGCTCCCCCACGTAGCGGTTGAGCAGACGTGACACGTGCATCTGCGAGACGCCGAGCTCGTCGGCGATCTCCTGCTGGGTGCAGTCGTCGACGAAGCGCCGGTGCAGGAGGTGACGTGCCCTGGGTGGCAGCGCGCGCAGGTGCGGCCACAGCATCAGTCGTGCCTCCGACTCCTCCCACGTCCCGTCCCAGCCGGCGGGGAGTGTCTCACCGAGGGGTGCACCTTCGCCCGGTGTCGGAGCGTCCAGGCTCCAGGGTCGGAAGCACGTCTCGACCTCGACCCCGTCGGCGACGTGGTCGGCGCCCTCACGGCTCTCCGTGTGGCGCTTCTGCACCGGTCGCGGCGGACGGATCATCCACGCCGAGTCACGGAAGAAGTGCTTCATGGCACCCGTCATGGAGGTGACGGCGTAGGCGAGGAACTCGTGTCCTCGGCTGGGATCGAAGTCCTGTGCGGCGCGCACGAGTGCCAGGCACGCCACCTGTTCCAGGTCCCCCAGGAAGTCCGACCGACCGCCGTAGCGGCGCGCGACCGCCCGGGCGACCTCCAGGTTCGCGAGCACCAGATCCTCGACGACGGCCTCGCGGTCGCGTCCCGTGGCGTCCGCCAACCGCTCGACCAGCTCGGCATTGCGGGCCTGACGCGCGATGTACCGAGGGCTGGGCGGCCGGTTCATCGGCTCTTCTCCCGCTCTTCCGAGGCGACGACGGCGTCGTGCAAGATCGTCAGCCGGGTCGCGAAAGGCACGAGCTCCGGCTCGTCGTCCCCGTCCCGGTCGCCGCTCATCCGGAGTCGGTCGAGCTCGTCGTCGATCTC
The genomic region above belongs to Nocardioides conyzicola and contains:
- a CDS encoding sigma-70 family RNA polymerase sigma factor; amino-acid sequence: MNRPPSPRYIARQARNAELVERLADATGRDREAVVEDLVLANLEVARAVARRYGGRSDFLGDLEQVACLALVRAAQDFDPSRGHEFLAYAVTSMTGAMKHFFRDSAWMIRPPRPVQKRHTESREGADHVADGVEVETCFRPWSLDAPTPGEGAPLGETLPAGWDGTWEESEARLMLWPHLRALPPRARHLLHRRFVDDCTQQEIADELGVSQMHVSRLLNRYVGELRDRMTAAA